A window of the Labrus mixtus chromosome 8, fLabMix1.1, whole genome shotgun sequence genome harbors these coding sequences:
- the LOC132978797 gene encoding kidney mitochondrial carrier protein 1 isoform X2: MSNVNWKPFVFGGLASMTAECGTFPIDLAKTRLQVQGQVGDSKYREIRYRGMLHAIGRICREEGLRALYSGIAPAILRQASYGTIKIGTYQSLKRLVVDRPEDETLLTNVMCGVLSGVISSSIANPTDVLKIRMQAQGNVIQGSMMGNFINIYQEEGTRGLWKGVSLTAQRAAIVVGVELPVYDITKKHLILSGCMGDTVYTHFLSSFVCGLAGALASNPVDVVRTRMMNQRGGSLYQGTLDCILQTWRSEGFMALYKGFFPNWLRLGPWNIIFFLTYEQLKKIDV, translated from the exons ATGTCCAACGTCAACTGGAAGCCCTTTGTTTTCGGCGGACTGGCGTCTATGACGGCGGAATGCG GGACATTCCCAATCGACCTGGCCAAGACACGTCTTCAAGTACAGGGCCAGGTGGGGGACAGTAAATACCGAGAGATCCGCTACAGAGGCATGCTCCATGCTATAGGGAGGATATGCAGAGAGGAGGGGCTCCGGGCTCTGTATTCAGG AATAGCTCCCGCCATTCTACGCCAGGCCTCCTATGGGACTATAAAAATTGGCACATACCAGAGCTTGAAGCGGCTGGTTGTTGACAGACCGGAGG atGAGACGTTGCTGACTAATGTGATGTGTGGTGTTCTCTCTGGTgtcatctcctcctccattGCCAACCCCACTGATGTGCTGAAG ATCCGCATGCAGGCTCAGGGAAATGTGATCCAGGGCAGCATGATGGGCAACTTCATCAACATCTACCAGGAGGAGGGAACCCGAGGCCTGTGGAAG GGCGTCTCCCTAACAGCTCAGCGAGCGGCCATCGTGGTCGGGGTTGAGCTGCCGGTCTATGACATCACCAAGAAGCATCTGATCCTGTCTGGTTGCATGGGGGACACCGTGTACACACACTTTCT GTCtagttttgtttgtggtcttgCGGGAGCTTTGGCCTCAAACCCAGTGGACGTAGTCCGGACACGCATGATGAACCAGAGAGGAGGATCTCTGTACCAGGGGACACTGGACTGTATACTGCAG ACGTGGCGCTCCGAGGGCTTCATGGCCCTCTACAAGGGCTTCTTCCCCAACTGGCTCCGTCTGGGACCGTGGAACATCATC TTCTTCCTCACTTACGAGCAGCTGAAGAAGATCGATGTGTGA
- the LOC132978797 gene encoding kidney mitochondrial carrier protein 1 isoform X1 has protein sequence MSNVNWKPFVFGGLASMTAECGTFPIDLAKTRLQVQGQVGDSKYREIRYRGMLHAIGRICREEGLRALYSGIAPAILRQASYGTIKIGTYQSLKRLVVDRPEDETLLTNVMCGVLSGVISSSIANPTDVLKIRMQAQGNVIQGSMMGNFINIYQEEGTRGLWKVQKRLISASFLPMNVLFRLLQHPLFLHQGVSLTAQRAAIVVGVELPVYDITKKHLILSGCMGDTVYTHFLSSFVCGLAGALASNPVDVVRTRMMNQRGGSLYQGTLDCILQTWRSEGFMALYKGFFPNWLRLGPWNIIFFLTYEQLKKIDV, from the exons ATGTCCAACGTCAACTGGAAGCCCTTTGTTTTCGGCGGACTGGCGTCTATGACGGCGGAATGCG GGACATTCCCAATCGACCTGGCCAAGACACGTCTTCAAGTACAGGGCCAGGTGGGGGACAGTAAATACCGAGAGATCCGCTACAGAGGCATGCTCCATGCTATAGGGAGGATATGCAGAGAGGAGGGGCTCCGGGCTCTGTATTCAGG AATAGCTCCCGCCATTCTACGCCAGGCCTCCTATGGGACTATAAAAATTGGCACATACCAGAGCTTGAAGCGGCTGGTTGTTGACAGACCGGAGG atGAGACGTTGCTGACTAATGTGATGTGTGGTGTTCTCTCTGGTgtcatctcctcctccattGCCAACCCCACTGATGTGCTGAAG ATCCGCATGCAGGCTCAGGGAAATGTGATCCAGGGCAGCATGATGGGCAACTTCATCAACATCTACCAGGAGGAGGGAACCCGAGGCCTGTGGAAGGTACAGAAACGCCTGATAAGTGCTTCATTTCTGCCCATGAATGTCCTTTTTAGACTTCTACAACATCCTCTTTTTCTGCATCAGGGCGTCTCCCTAACAGCTCAGCGAGCGGCCATCGTGGTCGGGGTTGAGCTGCCGGTCTATGACATCACCAAGAAGCATCTGATCCTGTCTGGTTGCATGGGGGACACCGTGTACACACACTTTCT GTCtagttttgtttgtggtcttgCGGGAGCTTTGGCCTCAAACCCAGTGGACGTAGTCCGGACACGCATGATGAACCAGAGAGGAGGATCTCTGTACCAGGGGACACTGGACTGTATACTGCAG ACGTGGCGCTCCGAGGGCTTCATGGCCCTCTACAAGGGCTTCTTCCCCAACTGGCTCCGTCTGGGACCGTGGAACATCATC TTCTTCCTCACTTACGAGCAGCTGAAGAAGATCGATGTGTGA